The Thiohalomonas denitrificans genomic interval CACTGTGGGCAGTGGCGTGGACCGGGACGATCTCGAAAAGAGCTCCTACGATGTCCTCCTCGAGGGCGCTGCTCCCATCGAGGTGATTGTCCGTGCCGAAGAGGCCGGTTACGACGTATTGCCGACCACCTCCGATCTCACTGCAGCGGAAGTGGAACTGATGGGGGTCGAGAGGCGGGAGCGGCGGCTTCGCAGCGCTCTGCGTCCCATGGCCGCGGAGTACGATTTCATTCTGATCGACTGTCCCCCCTCCCTGAACATGCTCACCCTGAATGCGCTGGTGGCGGCCGACTCGGTGCTGATCCCCATGCAGTGTGAGTACTATGCCCTGGAGGGGCTCAGCGCGCTGCTCGATACCGTCGAGCAGATCCGCGGCTCGGTGAATCCCGCCCTGGAGGTGGAAGGTCTGCTGCGGACCATGTATGACCCGCGCAACAATCTCGCAGTCGATGTGTCGCGCCAGCTGATCACCCATTTCGGGGACAAGGTCTACCGCACGGTGATCCCCCGTAACGTCCGGCTCGCGGAGGCGCCCAGCCACGGGGTGCCCGCGATGGCGTATGATCGCTCGTCGCGCGGGGCCATCTCCTATCTGGCGCTTGCCGGCGAGATCCTGCGCCGCTATGAGAAACAGGCGCTGGGTGCGGAAACCGCAAGCGCGGAGTGAAACGGTATTCACCGCAAAGGTGCAAAGGATGCGAAGAAACTGATTTCCATGACGAGTCTTTCGCGCGTCGCCGCAACGTTTGTTGCCGTTTGCGGTTACACTCCGACGTGCCACGATAACCCATTGCGTCGCTGGCGCTCCTGGCGTCTTTGCGGTGAATCTATGAAACGTTCGGGTCGGCTCGCAAGCACCCTCGGCCGCGTTGCAGTCGCTTGAATTGGCTACGCGGCCAGTCTTGTACTCCTGCGCCTTGCCGAGGGCGCTTGTGAGACCGGCTGAGCGTTACACTATTTCCGGCATGGACCACTAGACGAACCTACCGACGACAAAAACCATGGCAACCAGAAAGCGACGGCTCGGAAAAGGCCTGGATGCCCTGCTTGGGGCCGGCAGTTCCCCTGCAGAGGCAACCGGTGATAGCACGGGTGAGGAAACACACGACAGTGAGTTCCGTCACCTGCCGGTGGATGTGATCCAGCGCGGCAAGTATCAGCCGCGGCTCGATATGCACCCCGATACGCTGGAAGAGTTGGCCGACTCGATTCGTTCGCAGGGGGTGGTCCAGCCGATCGTCGTTCGTCCGCTGGCGCAAAAGGGACGTTACGAGATCATTGCCGGCGAGCGCCGCTGGCGCGCCGCCCAGATCGCCGGATTGCACGAGATTCCGGCCGTAATCCGCGATGTGCCCGACGAGGCAGCCATCGCCATGGCGCTGATCGAGAATATCCAGCGCGAAGAGCTCAACGCCATGGAAGAGGCCCATGCCTTGCAGCGCCTCGTCGACGAATTCGGCATGACGCACCAGCAGGTGGCGGAGGCAGTGGGCCGCTCGCGGGCCGCGGTATCCAATCTGCTGCGTCTGCTGAGTCTCGCTCCGGACGTCAAGCGCCTGGTGGAGAACGGCGATCTGGAGATGGGGCACGCCCGTGCCCTGTTGGGCCTGAGTGGCGACCTGCAGAGTCAGGCTGCCCGTCAGGTGGTGGGCAAGGGACTGTCCGTGCGCGAGACCGAAAAGCTGGTGAAGCGGCTCTGCGAAGGTGCGCCGGAGAAGGCGCCGGAGAAGAAGGTCGATCCCGATATTCGCCGCCTCGAGGAGTCACTCGGGGAGCGTATCGGTGCCCGTGTTGCCATTCAGCATGGTCCCAAGGGCAAGGGCAAACTGGTGATCCAGTACAACACCCTCGACGAACTCGACGGGATTCTCGAACATATCTCGTAGGCCGCGCCATGAACCGCCCGCTCCGAATTCCCCTGTGCGGGCAGGCTTCAAGCCGCCGGTTACGACAGCGCTCCCTTGCCGGGCCTTCGCTTGTCGGGCTGAAGCCCGATCTACAAGGATTGCGCCTCCAGTGAGAAGATCGCCACACTGCACTCGCCACTCGCCACTCGCCACTCGCCACTGTACCTACACCACCTTCAGCTAGGCTTGTTCCGTGTACTCCGGGCTTGTAAATTCCCTTATCGTTACATTTATTATTACTTATATAAGGCCTTTTTATTGGTGCATCATTGACGCTCCGGGCTGAGGTTTATATACTTTCGCGCCGCTGAAGCTCGACTCGGCGATGTGAACAAACCGAGACCCAGAGGGGCGTGCTCGAGCCGCCCCGGTTGCCTAATTTAATGAGTTATGCGGCAAAGGTCCTGCTGGGTATGACCCGCAGGCTCCTGACGATTCAGGCAGCCCTGGCCCTGCTGGCGGCCGGGACTTTTCTTGTGCTGAGAGGCTGGGAACCGGCTTTGGCCGCGGTGTTCGGGGGAGCCATCGCCCTCTTCAATACCCTTGTCAGTGCACAGCGGCTCGCGCGGGCCTCCGAGTCGGCCGCCAGCGACTTGAAGCGCGGAATGATGGAGTTGTTTATCGGCGCGGCCATACGCTTTCTGGCCACGCCCGGCTTGATTGCCGTCGGGATCGTCTTTCTGAATCTGGACCCGGTCGCCATTATCGTGGGCTTCGGCGTGGCGCAAGTTGGATATTTCTTCAACAGTGCGCCCTCCCACCTGCAAAAACCGAATTCATAATTGTTCTTGGAGTGAAACCGTGAGTAGCGCGACCGCACCTGCAACCGATAGTCCGGTTACCTATATCCAGCACCACCTGACCAATCTCAGTGTCGGCGAGGGGTTCTGGACATGGCACCTGGATACCCTGTTTTTCGGAGGACTTCTGGCCGCTCTCATCATGCTGGTTAGCTGGAGGATCGGGCGTAGTCTCGATGCCGAGAAGCCCGCCGGCATGCAGAATCTGCTTGAAACCATTCT includes:
- a CDS encoding ParA family protein, which encodes MGRIIAVANQKGGVAKTTTCINLGASLAATRRRVLLVDLDPQANATVGSGVDRDDLEKSSYDVLLEGAAPIEVIVRAEEAGYDVLPTTSDLTAAEVELMGVERRERRLRSALRPMAAEYDFILIDCPPSLNMLTLNALVAADSVLIPMQCEYYALEGLSALLDTVEQIRGSVNPALEVEGLLRTMYDPRNNLAVDVSRQLITHFGDKVYRTVIPRNVRLAEAPSHGVPAMAYDRSSRGAISYLALAGEILRRYEKQALGAETASAE
- a CDS encoding ParB/RepB/Spo0J family partition protein, whose amino-acid sequence is MATRKRRLGKGLDALLGAGSSPAEATGDSTGEETHDSEFRHLPVDVIQRGKYQPRLDMHPDTLEELADSIRSQGVVQPIVVRPLAQKGRYEIIAGERRWRAAQIAGLHEIPAVIRDVPDEAAIAMALIENIQREELNAMEEAHALQRLVDEFGMTHQQVAEAVGRSRAAVSNLLRLLSLAPDVKRLVENGDLEMGHARALLGLSGDLQSQAARQVVGKGLSVRETEKLVKRLCEGAPEKAPEKKVDPDIRRLEESLGERIGARVAIQHGPKGKGKLVIQYNTLDELDGILEHIS
- a CDS encoding ATP synthase subunit I — its product is MSYAAKVLLGMTRRLLTIQAALALLAAGTFLVLRGWEPALAAVFGGAIALFNTLVSAQRLARASESAASDLKRGMMELFIGAAIRFLATPGLIAVGIVFLNLDPVAIIVGFGVAQVGYFFNSAPSHLQKPNS